Below is a window of Longimicrobiaceae bacterium DNA.
GCCCTGACAACTCGCCAGGGTCCGTTAGTCCGCGGCGACAAGTCTCCCGGCCTGCTTCCAGTTCACGGCTCCGGCGTGGCCATCGCCAGGAGCTCGGCGGGGTGGAGGGCGCGGCGACCGTCGCAGAAGTCGCCGATCTGGGTGCGGCAGGAGTAGCCCGGGGCGACGACGAGGTCGTCCGGCGCGGCGCCGCGGACGGCGGGGAAGAGGACGCGCTCGCCCGCGGCCTTCGACACATCGTAGTGCCCCTTCTCGTACCCGAACGAGCCGGCCAGCCCGCAACATCCCGAATCCAGCACCGTGAAGTCCAGCCCCTCGACCCGCCCCAGCACCTCCGTCGTCGGGCCCATGCCGACGATGGCCTTCTGGTGGCAGTGGCCGTGGACGACGGCGCGGCGGTCCAGGCGCCCAGGCCGGTAGTCCGGGAGCGCGGCGAGGAACTCCTCCAGCATCACTGAGGCGCCGGCCAGCGCCTTCGCGCGGGGGTCGCGGACGAGGTCGGGCAGCTCGTCGCGCAGGGTGAGGATGCAGCTGGGCTCGACGCCGACGACCTGCGCGCCCGCCTCCACGTCCGGCATCAGCGTGTCCAGCAGCGTCTGCTGGAGGGCGCGGCCGTGATCCAGCAGGCCCTTGCTGACGGCGGCGCGCCCGCAGCAAACCTGGCGGTCCGGCAGCTTCACGCGGAAGCCGGCGCGCTCCAGCACCGTCACGGTCGCGGCCAGCGGGCCGGGCTGGAAGAAGTTGTGGAAGGTGTCGTCGAGGAGCACGACCACCGGCCGCCCCGCATCTCCCGAAACCTCGCGCTTGGCGAACCAGCGGCGGAAGGGCTGCGGCGCCAGCTCGGGCAGCTTGCGGCGCGGGTCCACGTGCGCGGCGCGCTTCATCAGCCCGCCGAAGAGGCGGCTGCCCAGGTTGGCGAGCCGCGGCGCGACCGAGCCCGCGCGCGCGAAGTCGTGGATGCGCCCGAAGAAGAGCGCCTCCTTGGGCACGCCCGTTTCGCGGTGGTGCTGGGCCAGGAACTCGGCCTTGTAGCGCGCCATGTCCACGCCCACGGGGCACTCCGTCTTGCACGCCTTGCACTGGAGGCACAGGTCCAGCGACTCCAGCACCTCCTCGCTCCTCATCCCGTCGAAGTTGCCGCGCATGGCCTCGCGCAGGGAGTTGGCGCGGCCGCGGGTGGCGTGCTGCTCCTCGAGCGTGACCATGAACGAGGGGCACATCGTCCCCGCGTCCAGCTTGCGGCAGATGGCCATGCCGTTGCACTTCTCCACCGCCTTGTCCCATCCCCCGTCTTCCGAGTAGTCGAACCACGTTTCGGGAGATGCGGCGCGGTACTCTTCGCCGAAGCGCAGGTTGTCGCTCATCGCCTGCACGGGCCCCACGATCTTGCCCGGGTTCATGCGGCCCTGCGGGTCGAAGACGTGCTTGACCTTGCGGTGCAGGTCCATGATCTCCGGCCCGAACATGAGCGGCAGGAACTCGCTGCGCGCCAGGCCGTCGCCGTGCTCGCCGCTCAGCGAGCCGCCGAACTCCACCACCAGCTCGGCCACGTCGCTGGCGATGGCCTGCATGCGCTTCACGTCGCGACCGCGCTTCAGGTCCAGGTCCACGCGGATGTGCAGGCAGCCCTGGCCCGCGTGCCCGAAGAAGCCGGTAGACGTGCCGTGGCCCTGCACGATGGCCTCGAAGCGCCGGGTGTACGCGCCCAGCTTCTCCGGCGGGATGCCGGTGTCCTCCACGAACTCCTGCGGCTTGATGTCGCGCGTGGCCGTCGTCCGGTACAGCAGCCCCGTCGCGGCCTGCCGCAGTGCCCACGCGGCGTTCTGCTCCGCCGCGCCCAGGAAGACGCCGGCCTGCGGCGAGCCCGGCAGCGACGGAGCGCGCCGGGCGAAGTCGTGCGCCAGCCCGGCGACCTCGTCGCCCGCGTCGCCGGAGAACTCCACGAAGAGCACGCCCAGCGCGTCGGGAGACACGAGCGCGGCGGTGGCGCGGAAGTCGATCAGCTCGCGGGCGCCGCGCAGCACGCGCGAGTCCACGATCTCCAGCGCGGAAAGCCCGCGCTCCGGCAGGATGGCGGGCACCGCGTCGAACGAGGTGAAGCGGTCGGCGAAGCTGAGCAGCACGAGCGCGCGGCTGGCGGGGACCGGAACGAGGCCCAGCTCGGCCTCGACCACGGTCGCCAGCGTGCCCTCGGAGCCCACGATGAGCTGCGCCAGGTTCAGCTCCGGCGCCTCGAGCAGCGCGTCGAAGTTGTAGCCGGACACGCGGCGGGGAATGCGCGGGTAGCGCTCGGCGATGCCCTGGCGGTGCGGCTCCAGCACCTCCAGCACGGCGCGGGCGAGCTCGCCTTCGCGGCCGGGCAGCGCAGCGACGGCGTCGCGGCGCACGGGCCCGAAGTGCGTGCAGTGCCCATCCGCCAAAATGCAGCGGAGCGAGTGGACGTGGTCGCCCGTCTTGCCGTAGACCAGCGAGCGGGCGCCGCACGAGTTGTTGCCGATCATCCCGCCCAGTGCGCACTGGCGGATCGTCGCGGGATCTGGGCCAAACTGGAGGCCGTGCGGGGCGGCCGCGCGGTTCAGCCGGTCCAGCCGCAGCCCCGGCTGCACGCGGGCCACGCGGCGCTCGGGGTCCAGCTCCAGCACGCGGTTCATGTGCTTGGTGAAGTCCATCACCAGCGCCGCGCCCACCGTCTGCCCAGCGAGCGCGGTGCCGCCGCCGCGGGGCAGCACGGGCACGCCCTCCTCGGCCGCCACGCGGATCGCCGCCTCCGCGTCTGCCGCGTCGAGGGGGACTACGACGCCGATGGGCAGGATCTGGTACAGCGATGCGTCGGTGCTGTACAGCAGGCGGCTCTTGGCGTCGAAACGGACCTCGCCGCGCATGCGCTCGCGCAGGGCGCGCTCCAGGCGCTCGGTCCGCGCGTCGGTCTGGACTACGGGAAGCATGGGCGGGCGGGGCGGGTGTGTGGATTCATGCGCATCGGGCCGGCGGCGCGGCCTCGACGTCTCGGCGGACGGGAGATGCAAGGCCGCAGCCGCCCCGGTATCGCCCCTCACCGCATCTCCCGAACACGCCCCGCCGCACACGTCAGAAGCCACGCATCTCCCGGCATCTCCATCAGCATTCGGTAGATGGGGAGCCGGTGGATGCACGGCGGTACGACGGAGATGCGCGACGCCCGCCGCCTGCTCGTCTCCCGACTCTCACGGCGGATGCGAGGCGAAGGGCGCGAACGGTCGATGGGATGCGATGGACGACGAGCGAGAGGCCGATTCCGGTGGCCTCTACCTCGGCGCGGCTTCCAGTCTGGAAGAACCGCAAGATAAGGCCCCGGTATCGAGTGGCAATTCCCGGCCATTGCCGGACACCGCGAACTCGTGCAGAGCGCCGCTTTGCGCCCGCTCACGCCACTTTCCCTCGCCCGCCGAGAGCGTTCTTGAGCGCGCAGCAGTTGCATGCGCTCGCGCGGCTCGTCGGAAGGGTCGTTCCCGTCAGCCCACCCGAACCGAAACGAATCACGCTCCTTCCGTCGCAGCGCCACCCAAGCCCCGGAATACCTTCAGCGCTGCCTTCCGAATCCGGAACTCCAGGGGCGTGTCCAGCGGCACCAGCTCGCCATCGATGCCGGCGTCCAGCGCAAGGCGCGGCGGCGATGTCAGCGTGAACTCCTCCAGCAGGTGCACGGCGCAGTCCTTCTCGGCGCGGCACACGCTCAGCCCGTCGCCGTTGTGCATCACCGCGCGCAGGCCGATGCGCAGCAGCCGCGCGCGCGACGCCGCGGCGATCACCACCAGCTCCAGCTTGCCCGAGCGCAGGTCGCGCGGCTCCTCGGTGGGGTTGCGGAAGCTGCCCTCGCCCGGCCCCACCCACAGGAGCGGCGTGAACGCCGTCTCCTTCATCCCGGGCGCGCGAACCACCACCCGGTCGCGCGGGAAGTCGCCCAGCACCGCCGCGCCCGCGATGGCCGCCGCGATCCACTTCCCCACCCGCCCCTGCCACTTCTCGCGGATGCGCAGCTGCCGCGGGTACATGCCGATGGACATCCCGTTCACGAACACGCGGCCGTTCACCTCGCCCACGTCGATCCGCTCCTCGCGGCGCGCCTCGATGGCCTCCACCGCCGCGGGGAAGGTGTCCACGCCCAGCGCGACGGCGAAGTGGTTCAGCGTGCCGCCCGGGAAGACGGCCAGCGCCGTGCCGGTGCCCGCCAGCTCGCCCGCCACGGTGGAGACCGTGCCGTCGCCGCCCGAGACGCCCACCACCGGCGTGCCCGAGGCCGACAGCCCGCGGGCGGCCTCGGCCAGCTCGTCCGCGGGCACGGGGCGCAGCACGTAGCGCAGCGCCGAGCCCGCGAAGGCCTCGCGGAGCTCGTCTTCGGCGCGTGTGCCCGCGCCGGCCTTCTCGTTGCAAAGGATGGGGATGGCCGTCATCGTCTCTCCGGGAACAAAAGCGTTGGGGCGCGATAGTAGGCATCTTCCGCACCGCAGAGCCGTGCGCGCGGGAGCCGAACGCGTCTAACCAACGAGAAGGGCGTGGAATGCACGTATATCTGAGAGACGAGCCGGTCGTGCTGGAGATGCGCGAGGTGGACGGCGAGGGCCTGGCCGACGACGGGACGGGGCTGATCCCCGTCGCCTTCTACGTGCTGGGCAACCAGCGCCCCAGCTTCCGCGCGCTGCTGCCGCCGGAGACGCTGGTGGTGCTAGAGGAGGCCACGCAGGAGCCCGTGCAGGTGGGCCTGCTGGCCGAGGAGCCGGAAGACGCGATGCAGGAGATCCGCGCCATGGTGGGTGTCTCCATCCGCGGCGGCGGGCTGCCGGACGGCCTGGTCGCCGAGGAAGAGGAGATCGACGAGGACGACGACGCCGAGCCATGGAGCAACGCCGACCCCGAGGCGTGGAAGTCATCGGCCCACGAGGAGGATGGCGGCGACGACACGGACGTGCCGCGCACCGTGCTGCTGGCGTTCGCGCCGCTGGTGCGGCTGGCGCGCAAGTTCCCGCTGGACTTCAACGAAGAGCTGGCGGACCTGCTGGAGACCGCGCTGGCGGGCGAGACCAAGCCCAACCTCCAGGCCCGCGTGGACCGCATGCTCGGCGACCTGTAGCCGGCCTCAAACCCGCGTCTCCATCTACCGACGTCGATTTACGGTGGATGGAGCGCGGGCCGGAAGATCCGCTCCGCCGACGTGCGTCTCGGCCCCCACGGGCCTCTCTGCCGAGACGAGGCATTTACGAAGAACCGCGAAACGATCCACGCCGCGCCGCGCGTCCCACACGGGGAGTGACGGAAGCGGCGTGGGCCTTTATCTTTACGGCATGCGCAGACTGATCTCCATCTGGATCTGGATCTCCACCGCGCTGGTGGCCCTGCTGTGGCTGCCCTGGCTGACGGTGGTCTATGTCTTCACCGCGCCGCGCGACCCGGGCCGCTACGTGGTGGGCCGCTGGTTCCGCCGGGCCGCCGTGACCGCCGTGGCGCTCAACCCGCTGTGGAAGTTCCGCACCTCGGGCGTGCGCATCCGCGACCCGCGGCGGCCGTACGTGGCGGTGGCGAACCACGAGAGCTTCGCCGACATCTTCCTCATCTCGCACCTGCCGTGGGAGATGAAGTGGCTGTCCAAGGAGGCCATCTTCAAGATCCCCGTGATGGGGTGGATGATGAAGATGGCGGGCGACGTGGAGGTGCGCCGCGGCGAGCGCACCAGCCGCGCGCAGGCGCTGGACGACTGCCGCGACCGGCTGCTCAAGAAGGTCTCGGTGATGATCATGCCCGAGGGCACGCGCTCGCCCACGGGCGAGCTGCTGCCGTTCAAGGACGGCGCGTTCCGGCTGGCGGTGGAGCTGGGCTGCCCCATCCTGCCCATCGCGGTGGCGGGCACGCGCGGCGCCATGCCCAAGGGCTCGCTGCTCTTCAGCCGTGCCCGCGCCGAGGCGCGCGTGCTGGCCCCGGTGGAGACCGCCGGCCTCAGCGCCGCGGACGTGCCCGCCCTGCGCGAGCGCGTGCGCGAGATGATCGGCGAGGCGCGCGAGGCGCTGTTCCGCGAGCTGGCCGGCGACGTCCCGCCCGTCCTCGCCCACACCTGACGCCGGTGGGCGCCCCGCATCCGGCACACGAGCGCGACGCATCGCCCGTCCACGCTTGCCGGCGGACGGGCGATGCGGAGCTCGGATGATCTCGGCGTGGACGCGCGGCAGGCGCTTCGCCCGACCGATCGTCGTCCGCCGAGCCGGTGACGGCTAGTCTAGCGGCGGCGGCGGTCCATGTTCACGAAGCGCCAGTCCGCGCCGCGCACGCCGGCCCCGGTGGCGAAGCGGGTGACCTGGAGCGTGCCACGGCCCAGCATCGCGACTTCCGCCACGCTGAACGCGCCGCTGTCCGCCGCGTCGGCGGTGAGGGTGACGGAGGCTTCCACGGCGTCGTAGTGGCCGCTCGCGCGCTGGGCGGTGGTGGAGGCGGGCCCGGCGCCGCAGCGCCGCTCTGTGGTCTGCGAGTACGTGAAGTGCCGGTCGCTCAGCGAGAGCGAGCCCGCCACCACGCGCACCATGCACCCGCCCGCGCTGTCCACCGCCGCGGGAATGCGCACGCCGCCCACCTCGCTCAGCGTGTAGTTGCCGTCCAGGTCGTTGGGTAGCGGCGGCATGGGCACCGCGACGCCCGGCGGCGGCGCGCCGGGGGTGTGGGCCACGGGGTTGTTGATGACCATCCCGCGGTTGGGGCAGCCCGCCAGCGCCACCACGGCGGCGGCGAGCAGGGGTGCGGCGAACTTGGTGTGCATGGCTCCCGGCGAGTTGATGGATGCCGCGGCGGCGCACCGGCGCCCCCGGGCCCGCACGGCGCTGCACCGCCCGTGCCGCGCATCTCCCGAGGGCTTCCAAACCCGCGCCGCCGCCCCGCATCTCCCGTCCCGGCCGGAGCCCGCAGTCCCGCCGCGCATCTCCATCCGCGATCCCGCGCATCGACCGGACGGACGCACGACGTACCTCCACCGCAAGCCTCCGGCACGCCCGATCCGGCGCTCCGCATCCTCACCCGCACCCCCGCCGCCCATGTCCGACCTGAACTCGCTGGTCTCGCAGATGCTGGTGGACGCCCTGCACGGCAAGGGCTCGCACGTGGACACGCTGGGGGCCCTGGAGGGCCTCAAGTGGATGGACGCGGGCGAGCGGCCCGGCCGCGTCCGCCACTCGGTGTACCGCACGCTCAACCACATGACCTTCTGGCAGGACCTGTACGTCAAGCGCATGCGCGGCGAGGTCGTGCACGGGCCGGAGCACGCCGCGGGCGGCTGGCCGGGGCCGGAGGAGCCGGGTAGCTCGCGCCACTGGGCCGCGGCGCTGGAGCGGTTCCGCACGGGGCTGGAGGCGATGGTGGAGCAGGCGCGGACCGGCGACCTGGAGCGCGTGGTGGACGAGAAGAACGGCACCACGGCGGTGGAGGCCATCCACATCATCGCGGCGCACAACAGCTACCACCTGGGGCAGATCGTGCTGCTGCGGCGCTCGCAGGGCGCGTGGCCCCCTCCGGGAGGCGGCGACACGTGGTGAAGCAGATCGCCCGGCGCATCCCGCTGTGGAAGGTGGCGCCGGTGGTGGTGGACCCCCTCACCAGCCCGGTCACCGACGGGCAGCCCCTGCCCGCCGGCGACCCGTGCGCCAACTGCGGCGACGTGACGCCCGGCAACTACTGCCGGCACTGCGGCCAGGCGCGCCGCGTGGTGCACGTGTCGCTGCGCGAGATGCTGGTCGACTTCCTGGACGACCAGCTTGCGCTCAACTCCAAGCTGCCCGTGTCTGCGGTGTACCTGCTGGCGCGGCCGGGCTTCCTCACGCAGGAGTACCTGCGGGGGCGAATCGCCAGCTACATCCGGCCGCTGCGGCTGTACCTGGCGTCGAGCGTGCTCTTCTTCCTGGTGCTGTCCATCGTCACCAGCGGCAACGACGCGTTCGAGGTGAAGTCGCAGAGCCGCGCCACGGTGGGCACGCTGTCGGACTCGCTGCACAACCTCGTGAGCGACTCGATCGCGGCCCATACGCCGGCAGCGCGCGCGCCCGCGGCGCCCCCCGTGCCGCGCGGCGGCCCGCAGGTCCGCCTGGGCCGCAGCGCCGGCGGGCCGCACATGAACCTGAACGTGCCGGACACGACGCGGCTGCCGGACTGGGCCAAGCCGCTGGGCCGCCGCGCGGTGCAGCAGCAGGCGCGGCTCAACGCCATGACCCCCAGCGAGGCGCTACGCACCTTCGTGGGCGGGCTGGAGCAGAACGCGCCCAAGGCCATCTTCGTGCTGCTCCCCGTGTTCGCGTTCATCCTCAAGCTGCTGTACGCGCGGTGCAACCGGCTGTACGTGGAGCACTTCGTGTTCACGCTGCACGTGCACGCCTTCGCGTTCCTGCTCTTCACGGCCACGCTGCTCACCAGCCAGCCGGGCGTGACCGCGGCGCTCTGCCTGTGGTTCTTCGTCTACCTGTTCTGGGCGATGAAGCGCGTGTACCGCCAGTCGTTCATGAAGACGGCGGTCAAGTACGTGGCGCTGGGCTGGGGCTACGGCTTCGCCATGAGCATCGCGCTGGTCCTCACCGCGGCCGTCACCGCCCTCACCGTCTGACCCGTCCGCCCGGCAACCGCGTTCGGTAGATGCGGGGCGGAGGATTGGGATGCTGAGCGGAGATGATCGGCAGATGCGCGGCGGTATCGGGGATGTGCGGAGGATTGGAGATCGGCTCCCATTCCCGCAGAAGGAAACGGGGCCGGCGGGCTCGACGCGCGATTCGTCGCCTGTCGAGCCCGATCTGCATCCCATCCGACGGATGCGCAGGATCGTTGTCCACATCTCCCGACTGCATGCGCTGCCGCGGGGCAGTCTCACGCCCTCGCCGCATCGTCCTGTCGTCTTCGAAGCCTTTCGGGTGATGCGATCCGGCCGGGTGGGACGCGTCGTATGGCCGGGTGGCGTGCAGGATGCGGGGAACAATCCGGCCGTGGCAGCGTCTCAGGTGGATGCGTGTTGCCAGGAGCTTGTGAGAGGCCCGCGCAGGAAACCGTGAACCGGAGAGCAGCATGCTCATCAAGCGTCCCAGCGACATTCCCTCGTCGGAGATCACGGACGAGCGGACGTACCTGAACCGCCGGCAGTTCCTGGCCGCGGCGGGCATGGCGGCCGCGGCCGCGGCGGTGCCGGCGTCGCTCTCCGCATCGGCGGGCGGCGGGGCGGCCGCGGACGACCCCACGCCGTACAAGGACGTCACCAGCTACAACAACTTCTACGAGTTCGGCACCGACAAGAGCGACCCGGCCGAGAACGCGCCGGGCCTGCTGCACACACGCCCGTGGACGGTGACCATCGACGGGCTGGTGCGGAAGCCGGGCCGCTACGCCTTCGACGACCTGGTGAAGCCGTACCGCGTGGAGAGCCACGTGTACCGCCACCGCTGCGTGGAGGCGTGGTCGATGGTGATCCCGTGGAACGGCATCCCCCTGCGGCAGATCCTGGCGCGGGCCGAGCCGACGCCGGGCGCGCGCTTCGTGGAGTTCACCACGCTGCTGGACCCGCGGCAGATGCCCGGCCAGCAGCGCGACGTGCTGGACTGGCCGTACGTGGAAGGACTGCGGATGGACGAGGCCATGCACCCGCTCACCCTCATCGCCACGGGCCTGTACAACCGCCCGCTGCTGGCGCAGAACGGGGCGCCGCTGCGCCTGGTGGTGCCGTGGAAGTACGGCTTCAAGGGCATCAAGTCCATCCTGCGCATCCGCCTGACCGACAGGCAGCCGGCGACGGCCTGGAACAAGGCGGCGCCCAACGAATACGGCTTCTACGCGAACGTGAACCCGCAGGTGGACCACCCGCGCTGGAGCCAGGCACGCGAGCGCCGCATCGGCGATTTCTTCAAGCGCGCCACGCTGCCCTTCAACGGCTACGGCGACCAGGTCGCGTCGCTGTACCGCGGCATGGACCTGCGCAGGAACTTCTAGCGGTGGCGAAGCCGTCCGGCGCCGAAGGGCTGGCGAGGCGCGCGGCCAAGCCGGTGATGTGGGTCCTGTGCCTGCTGCCGCTCGCCCTCATCCTTTGGGACGGCTTCCACGGCGGGCTAAGCGCCGAGCCCATCAAGGAGGTCACGCACCGCACGGGCAAGACCGCGCTGATCCTGCTGATGGTGACGCTGGCGGTCACGCCGCTGCGGGGGCTGGGCGCGTGGAACTACCTCGTCCAGCTCCGCCGGCCGCTGGGACTGTTCGCGTTCTTCTACGCGGTGCTCCACTTCTCCATCTACCTGACGGACCAGGGCTTCGACCCCGGCTTCATCGTGGAGGACATCGTGAAGCACCCGTACGTGACGGTGGGCTTCACGGCGCTGCTGCTGCTCGTGCCGCTGGCGGTCACGTCCACGAAGGCTTCGATCAAGCGGCTGGGCGGGAAGAGGTGGCAGCGGCTGCACCGGCTGGTGTACGTGGCTGCGGGGCTGGGCGTGGTGCACTTCTACTGGCTGGTGAAGAAGGACGTGCGCGAGCCGTTGATCTTCGCCGCCGTCTTCGCTACCCTCATGGCGTTCCGCCTGCCGCTGCTGAAGCGGCGTCCGCAGCCCGCGCCGCGCTCCCGTGCACCCCGCGACGCACCCGCCCGCGAGGCCGACCGGGCCGCCGGCTGAAACCCGTTCCGCGCGAACGGCGTACCAGGCCGGGCAGGCGCACAGGCCAAGGCATTCGCTCCACAGGAAGGGAGTCACCATGGATCCTGGAACCGGGATCACCATCATGTCCGTCACCGGAATACTCACCACCGGCGGCGTTCTCATCTTTCGCCCCATCGCCAAGCGCGTGGGCGCGCTGCTGGACGTGATGATCGCCGAGCGCATGCGCCCGCGCCCGGTTGCCGAGCTCGGCCAGATCCGCGACCTGCTCACCGGCATCGACGGCCGCCTCAACCAACTGGAGGAGCGCCAGGACTTCGCCGAGGCGCTCATCTCCCAAGGCGAGGTGCGCCGCGTCGCCCCCCAGGCCTCCGTCGGCGACCCGAACTAGCCTCGGACATCTACGGACGCACCACGCATCGCGGGCCCCGCCACAACGGCGGGGCCCGCGATGCTTTTTCGGCCCAGGACAGGCGAGCGGGGTTCGATGGCGCCTGTTCGAGAATCTACCCTACCGCTCGCGAATGATCGGGAGGCGCTCCATTGACGGACGAGCCTATCCGACGGACCGTTTCGCAGTGGGAGCCGGGCTCGGCTACCGGGCGGACGATGCGTTCAGGGCGGCGGCGGCACGTATCAGCGTCTTGAAGGCATCCTCATCGATCGCCTCACCCTCGCGGATGTCGATGGCGCGCCGGGTGTTGCCTTCGAGGCTGGAGTTGAACAGCCCCGAAGGGTCGTCGAGCGAAGCGCCCTTCGCGAAAGTCAGCTTCACGACGCTCTTGTACGTCTCGCCGGTGCAGATCAGCCCGTCGTGAGACCAGACCGGAACGCCTCGCCACTTCCACTCCTCGACCACCTGTGGGTCGGCCTCGTTGATGAGTGCGCGAACGCGGGCGAGCGTCTCGCCCCTCCAGTCGCCCAGCTCCTCGATCCTCGCGTCGATCAGCCGAGAAGGGGACTCGCCCTCGGTCGTTGCGGCCTTTTTCATATCGTCTGCACCTCGCTGTGAAGCTCCGTTTCCTGCGCAGGCACGCCGCGATTCGGCCCCGCCCGGCCACCGGTCAGCGGTTGGACACCTCAGGTCGCCTAGCGCGCCTCGAGCGTGGCGCGGCCATCTCCAGGCGTCAGCTTCCGGAAGAAGAAGTACGACAGTGCCCAGAGCACGGCCGTACCCGCGGCCCAGCTCCACTGCGGCGCACCGTCCCCCACGGAGAGGTGGGCGACGAGGGCGGAGCCCAGGGTGATGGCGAAACCCGCGTACGCCCACTCCTTGAGCCGGTCGGGAGCGGGGAGGAGGAGCACGAGAATCCCCGCCAGCTTGAGCCACGACAGCTCGACCCGGAAGTACGCGGGGAAGCCGAGGTGGGTGAAGGCCTCGGCGACCTGGGGAAGGCGGAGCTGGGCATAGGCGGTGAAGCCCATCTGCAGCGCGAAGACCGACGTGGCGACCCAGTAGCCGGTGGTGATGCCCTTGCCTCGCTTCATTGGTCCATCCTCCCGATCCGCATCGCTTCCTCCTCGTGTCTGGTCACAATGCCCCCCATCTGCCGATAGGACCTACAGACTGCCGCGGCCTGCTCACGGGATGCTCGCGAGCAGGTCCACGAGCCTCCCGCCCATCAGCCTCCAACCGTACCGCGCGCCGCCGAAGTTCTGCTTCTGGTGCGGCTGGAAGCCGGACTGCACGAGGGTCAGGCGCGTGCCCGACTCGGTGGGGGTGAGCGTGAACGTCACCACGGTGTCCATGCCGCCCACGACCCACGTGTAGCTGAGCTTCCTGTGCGCTTCGATCTCTAGGAACCGGCAATTCACCATGCCGTCCCATCCGGGCTGCGGCGGCGCCTTGAACGTGAACGCGGCCCCCGGATCGAGCTGTAGACCGGCAACGGGCAGGAGCCACTCCGTGAGCAGCACGGGGTCGGTGAGCGCGCGCCACACCTTCTCGGGCGAATGATGCAGATCGAACTCGAACGAGATGGCTTCGGTCTGCGATGGCGCGGTCTTGTCGATGGCAGTCATTCGTCCATCTTCTCCAGCAGCTGTTCGAGGCGGTCGACGTGCTCCGTCCAGAAGGCGCGGTAGTGCGCGATCCAGTCGATGAGCGGCTTCATTCCCTGCGGCTGCACGCGGTAGTAGACGCAGCGCCCCTCGCGCCGGGCGTTCACCAGGCCCGCCTCTCTCAAGGCGGCGAGATGCTGCGAGACCGCCGGCTGCGAGATGTCGAAGCGCGCCGTGAGGTCCTTCACCGCCGCTTCGCCGTGCGTGAGCGACTCGAAGATCGCCCGGCGGCTGGGGTCCGCCAGCGCCTGGAATATCTTGCCTTCGACCGCCGCCGCTCTCTGCATGGGTTACATATAAGTCGATGCTTATCGGTTGTCAAGCATTCGAACCGGACGCATGGGCAAGCGTCGATCGCGATTGGCGGAGGACGGGTGCACGGCGGAGGCACGCGGTGG
It encodes the following:
- a CDS encoding FAD-linked oxidase C-terminal domain-containing protein; the encoded protein is MLPVVQTDARTERLERALRERMRGEVRFDAKSRLLYSTDASLYQILPIGVVVPLDAADAEAAIRVAAEEGVPVLPRGGGTALAGQTVGAALVMDFTKHMNRVLELDPERRVARVQPGLRLDRLNRAAAPHGLQFGPDPATIRQCALGGMIGNNSCGARSLVYGKTGDHVHSLRCILADGHCTHFGPVRRDAVAALPGREGELARAVLEVLEPHRQGIAERYPRIPRRVSGYNFDALLEAPELNLAQLIVGSEGTLATVVEAELGLVPVPASRALVLLSFADRFTSFDAVPAILPERGLSALEIVDSRVLRGARELIDFRATAALVSPDALGVLFVEFSGDAGDEVAGLAHDFARRAPSLPGSPQAGVFLGAAEQNAAWALRQAATGLLYRTTATRDIKPQEFVEDTGIPPEKLGAYTRRFEAIVQGHGTSTGFFGHAGQGCLHIRVDLDLKRGRDVKRMQAIASDVAELVVEFGGSLSGEHGDGLARSEFLPLMFGPEIMDLHRKVKHVFDPQGRMNPGKIVGPVQAMSDNLRFGEEYRAASPETWFDYSEDGGWDKAVEKCNGMAICRKLDAGTMCPSFMVTLEEQHATRGRANSLREAMRGNFDGMRSEEVLESLDLCLQCKACKTECPVGVDMARYKAEFLAQHHRETGVPKEALFFGRIHDFARAGSVAPRLANLGSRLFGGLMKRAAHVDPRRKLPELAPQPFRRWFAKREVSGDAGRPVVVLLDDTFHNFFQPGPLAATVTVLERAGFRVKLPDRQVCCGRAAVSKGLLDHGRALQQTLLDTLMPDVEAGAQVVGVEPSCILTLRDELPDLVRDPRAKALAGASVMLEEFLAALPDYRPGRLDRRAVVHGHCHQKAIVGMGPTTEVLGRVEGLDFTVLDSGCCGLAGSFGYEKGHYDVSKAAGERVLFPAVRGAAPDDLVVAPGYSCRTQIGDFCDGRRALHPAELLAMATPEP
- a CDS encoding diacylglycerol kinase family protein is translated as MTAIPILCNEKAGAGTRAEDELREAFAGSALRYVLRPVPADELAEAARGLSASGTPVVGVSGGDGTVSTVAGELAGTGTALAVFPGGTLNHFAVALGVDTFPAAVEAIEARREERIDVGEVNGRVFVNGMSIGMYPRQLRIREKWQGRVGKWIAAAIAGAAVLGDFPRDRVVVRAPGMKETAFTPLLWVGPGEGSFRNPTEEPRDLRSGKLELVVIAAASRARLLRIGLRAVMHNGDGLSVCRAEKDCAVHLLEEFTLTSPPRLALDAGIDGELVPLDTPLEFRIRKAALKVFRGLGGAATEGA
- a CDS encoding lysophospholipid acyltransferase family protein, which codes for MGLYLYGMRRLISIWIWISTALVALLWLPWLTVVYVFTAPRDPGRYVVGRWFRRAAVTAVALNPLWKFRTSGVRIRDPRRPYVAVANHESFADIFLISHLPWEMKWLSKEAIFKIPVMGWMMKMAGDVEVRRGERTSRAQALDDCRDRLLKKVSVMIMPEGTRSPTGELLPFKDGAFRLAVELGCPILPIAVAGTRGAMPKGSLLFSRARAEARVLAPVETAGLSAADVPALRERVREMIGEAREALFRELAGDVPPVLAHT
- a CDS encoding DinB family protein produces the protein MSDLNSLVSQMLVDALHGKGSHVDTLGALEGLKWMDAGERPGRVRHSVYRTLNHMTFWQDLYVKRMRGEVVHGPEHAAGGWPGPEEPGSSRHWAAALERFRTGLEAMVEQARTGDLERVVDEKNGTTAVEAIHIIAAHNSYHLGQIVLLRRSQGAWPPPGGGDTW
- a CDS encoding DUF3667 domain-containing protein; this encodes MVKQIARRIPLWKVAPVVVDPLTSPVTDGQPLPAGDPCANCGDVTPGNYCRHCGQARRVVHVSLREMLVDFLDDQLALNSKLPVSAVYLLARPGFLTQEYLRGRIASYIRPLRLYLASSVLFFLVLSIVTSGNDAFEVKSQSRATVGTLSDSLHNLVSDSIAAHTPAARAPAAPPVPRGGPQVRLGRSAGGPHMNLNVPDTTRLPDWAKPLGRRAVQQQARLNAMTPSEALRTFVGGLEQNAPKAIFVLLPVFAFILKLLYARCNRLYVEHFVFTLHVHAFAFLLFTATLLTSQPGVTAALCLWFFVYLFWAMKRVYRQSFMKTAVKYVALGWGYGFAMSIALVLTAAVTALTV
- the msrP gene encoding protein-methionine-sulfoxide reductase catalytic subunit MsrP — translated: MLIKRPSDIPSSEITDERTYLNRRQFLAAAGMAAAAAAVPASLSASAGGGAAADDPTPYKDVTSYNNFYEFGTDKSDPAENAPGLLHTRPWTVTIDGLVRKPGRYAFDDLVKPYRVESHVYRHRCVEAWSMVIPWNGIPLRQILARAEPTPGARFVEFTTLLDPRQMPGQQRDVLDWPYVEGLRMDEAMHPLTLIATGLYNRPLLAQNGAPLRLVVPWKYGFKGIKSILRIRLTDRQPATAWNKAAPNEYGFYANVNPQVDHPRWSQARERRIGDFFKRATLPFNGYGDQVASLYRGMDLRRNF